gcagattactcaacctctctgtgccccagcTGCAAAATGTCATGATCACGGCCCCTGTAGCTCTAAGGATTATGAAGACAGACTTGGAGAGAAAGTCAAAGCCAGTATTATGCCCTGTATGACGTGGCCCTCCGCCCCTGCGCTCCCCCGTCTCCCcgctcctccctctcttcctcagcACCAGCCTCTTGCCCCAGGCGCGCTGCCGTGAGCATCCCAAGCAGGGCCTTTGCGCCTGCTGTCCCCACAGCCACACAGCCCGCTCCTCCCCCTCTAGTCTCCTCTGACATCACCTTCTCAGCGAAGCCTTccctggccacctcatttgaaacTGCTTCACACGCACAAAAGCCTCCCattccccttctcttttcctccacAGCACTTACAACCTGCTAACGTCCTATACCTTTCTTCGGTGTTTGTTTTGGCCATACtctgtcttagttgtggctttcGGGTTCTTTCAGTTGCAGCATACGGGATCtagtcccccgaccagggattcagcctgggccccctgcgttgggagtgcagtcttagccactggaccatcagggaaatgcccaTTCTATACATTTTGCTTAAATATTCAAGtatctgtttccactgttataACCACCACAAAGGCAGAAACTTTTATCCATTGTGTTTACCACTCTGTTCCCTGCTCCCCAAATAGTACCTGTATCACCTACGTGCTCAATAAATCAGTGTTGAATGAATGGGAATAAATAACAGTCCCTACCTCATTAAGGATCCGATGTGACCATCCCTATAGAGTGCTTAGCCCAGGGTCTGGTCAGCCGTGAGCCATTATGGTAATTCAGGTTCTATTCTTGAGGGTTCTTAGTTGCCAAGCTTCTGTGAGTTAACACATGTAAAGCGCCTTAGAACAgagcttggcacacagtaaatggtagctattaGTATAATTAAGCTTCTATTTTCAAAGAAGCTTTGATGCCAAGCTTCTGGGAATTAGTATTTCCCGTCTTAGAGTGAGAGCTGGTGTTTCCACACGGCTCTCACGAGCTGGCCCTCTACTCCCAACTCTGACCTCATCCCTCCAGCCACTCTGGCCTCCTTGATGCCCCACGCCCTCACCTAGACggctccctcccccgcccccttctCTGGTCTCTCTTCACCTCAGGGAGGGGACATCACTATTTACAACTGCACCCTCTTTCAGAACTGTTCTCTGCTCTGCTCTAGTCTCCTCCACAGTGCTTAGCACCATCAAGCATGTCATGCCCTTCTCGTCTATTTCTGGTTTACTATCTGTCCCCACCAGGGGCCCCTTCTCACTTCCAGGTAAGCTCCATGAACACAAGGATTGTATCTTACTCACTGGTGTGTTCTCAATGCTTAGCACACAGCCAAGGACTGAAAAGGTATTTGTTAAATCAATTAATGGCTCACAGTCCCTACCTTGCAGAATTATTCTAAGGGCCTGATGATCTCATGCAAATAAAATGCAGCACTCTGTTAAGTGTTGGGAAAACGGCAGCTGTAATTATAATTAAGGTTCTATTTTTGTGTGTTCCTAGATGCACAACTTTTCTGAGTCAATACACTGAACACATAAAGCTCTTGCACTGGCGTTTGGCACTCAGGAAGCGCTCAGGAAGCAGAGCTATGATTATAATTAAAGTCCTCTTTGTGAAGGTTCTTGGATGAAGTGGCAGAGCGTGCTCGCTGTCTTCCACAAACGTTTTCTGCTTTCTGGGCACTTGGCGAAACCTCCTTTCCCATACTCCCTTGCAGCAAGCTGCGGTCATGTGACTCATCTCTCAGCCATAGAACGATAAGTGGCAGCAGTACATGCCCCTTCCaggctggggaggctggggcTTCTCCGCAAGCACGTGTGCCTCTCCTCTTCCGCCCACAGAGCCCCAGCCAGGGACATCCAGCCACGACCATGTGAATGATGAAAGGATGCCTGGGCCTCCCCAAATCACCCTATGCAGATTACTTGCCAACCCCGGACTACCACGTGAGTGAGAAACAGAATCCTCTTGCATCTGACGCTGTACATCATAGGGTCTGTGATTAAATGCACGGAGACCACATTGAACGATGCATTTAGTAAGCATTAATTATCGTGGTAACGATGATCCTAAGGTTTCCCCAAGAAGGAGCTCGGGGATGGTGAGGTAAATGCCCAGGTGCATGCCTCACACACTtgagcttacacacacacacacacaagcgcaTGCCTTACACACTtaagcttacacacacacaccccccaaagGCACACTGAACCAGCACACAGAATTTGGCTTTTATTCTGGCCTTCACATGTCTACTGCTAAGACAACACAGATTGGAGGGACCCCACCCCCTTGACCACCCCAGTGTCCTCATCGACCCCccacccgccccgccccaccccaccctccaccagGCGCCCGAGTGGGGCTCTGCCTACACCTCCCCGCGGGCGTGCAGCATGAAGTGCCCGTGCAGCTCGCCGAGGCTGTCGAAGGAATCCTCGCACTCGGTGCAGTGGTAggtgccctcctcctcctcctcctcctcctcctcctcctcgtccctCCCGGTGGGTCGGCCCTCCCCAGCCCGAGGTGCGGCCCCCTCTTCCTCCCCGAGGGCCCGGGTTTCAGGGGCTGGCGCTTCTTGGGGGGCTACCGCAGGGCAGCAGAGCCGGCAAGGTGGGGTGCCCGGAGGGGCCTCCCCAAGGGGTGAGCGGCCACAGAgctggcagggctgggctggggggccGGGAGGCTGGGCCGCACGGGGCGCCCGGCGGGACGGGCCCCCACGGCCCCCGCCCAGGCGCTGCTTCACCTTGTAGCCGGGGTCATATTCAGGATCGTCAgtggtctcctcctcctcctcttcttcctcgtCTTCCTCTTCGGAGTCTGGCTCTGAGAGAGTGTATTCGGAGTCAGAGGAATGCTCGGGGCCTGCAGGGGGTGGTGGGTAAGGAGACAGTGCGTCACAGGACAGAGGGCTATGCCTGGCTGTCCCCTCCAGAAGACCCATGCAGACTCACCGCAGTATTGGGCCCAACCCTGCTCTCCGCACTGATGAACCCCCATCGCACAGAACAGCCCGGAACGCAGGAGGTGCTAGGAATCTGTGCGTTAAGCAAATGCACATCTTTTAAGAACTGCATCTTAGGGggttaaaaagaacaaagtaggaGATATAGGAATAATAAAAACAGTGATAGTGTCCACTGCTACTTTAAgaactttggggatttttttggctggatcttagttcctcaagcagggatcaaacctgcaatggaagcactgtgtcttaaccactgtactaccagggTATTCCCAAGAACcttatttttcataaatactAACTCAACTAATCTTTACAACAACCCTGAGAgagttactattattatccctaAGTGACAAATGGGGAACCGAGGCACGGAGATGCGGTGCTCCACACCACATCACTGGCCTTCAGTCACACAGCGAAAAGGGAAAGCTAAATGTGGGCGATGGCCTAGCACGGCTCATTTTAGGGAGGCAAACACTTGAGCAGATATTTCATCAAATTaagacacatatatacatactttgAAATACAtggttttatattaatatatatgcgtgagtgcatgctcaggcgcttaagttgtgtctgtctctttgtgaccctgtggactgtagcccgccaggctcctctgtccatggggctctctaggcaagaatactggagaaggttgccgtgccctctccaggggatcttcctgacccagggatcgaatcacatctcctgcactgtaggcagattccttactgctgggCTActgggaagcccgagaatactggagtaggcagcctatcccttttccaggggatcttccctacccagggatcgaacccacgtctcctgcactgcaggcagactctttaccgctgagccaccgggaagcccttataaatataaatatatataaaagccctttatatacacatacatatagatatgtatgtatgtatacaaaaaACATCTAGTAAAGTGAgttaaaatatttgtaagaatAGAGGTATTCCTGTGATTTCATGGGTATGAAGGACAGGCCTAGGACAAATTTAcgtttaaataaagtaaaaagtgtAAAGTGGATATACAGGGAAGGGCGACGCCAACAGCTGTTATGGGGGGTGTGGGCCCCAGCCCCAGTCAGAGGGAGCCCCTTACTGTGGCAGCAGTGGCAGTGTGGGAAATACCGGGTGCTTTAGGAGTGGTGGCCTGAGCCTGCCAAGAACATCTCCTCAGACTGCGACAGCTCAGCCCTTCATCCATGGCCTCCACCTTAGTTTCCCCCAGCAGCATACGGGGACCCCGTTACAACTGGGCCAGCCACATTCCTCACATCCCTCAACAGCCAGGCCAgaccccacctcagggccttcacCTCCCTTTCTGCAGATGGACTAGGGCTTGATCCCTCCCTTCCATCACAGCTCTGCTCAGGTGTCACCTTGGTGAACACCTGGTCAGTGAGTCTGACTGGCAGTCCTTCCCGAGCACCCCCGACGCCCTCCACGCGGCTTTATCCGCCTCCTCAATTTACTGTATGCAACTCCCGCTATGTGGTTTCTGCCTGTCCCTGAGAGCAGGGGCTTTGTCTCATTCACGGCTGTGCCCTAGCATCTAGAACACTTTCCTTGTGCCTGGCATTCAATTTGACAGCCTTTTCTGTGGCTTTCCCATGTGCTGGGAATGTCTCCTGTTAGCCTTTAGGACCTTCCTCTCTGCTGAGGGCACCCCAGATCTCCTGACCCCAGGCAGCCAGTCACTTCTGCTCTCTGGCTATCCTAGTCCTGAACCCTCAGGGAGGTGCCCATCTGAAGTTCTTCCCCACTGACCAGCGGACAGGCCTGGGCCGACTCACTGCTGGGTCCCCAGCATCACCCGGCTTGGAAGCCCAGGTTATAAACGTCTGGGCCTCTCTGCGGCTCCCTCTCTCTCTTACTTGTTCCTGCCCCTGTCCTGCTGTCTCTCTGTCACATAAAGAGCCTTGGCGTGGGCTGGTCCCTCCGCCTGGAACGCTGTTCCCCACTCTGTCTGCCTGGCGacctcctactcatccttcaggaCCCAGCACAGGCTCCGTCCTCTATGAAGTTACCACCCTGATGACTTCAGGTGGGGGTCTCTGCCCTGTTCCCTCCACCCGGGCTCCACCTCCCCGTCACTGTCCTAAGGGCTGCAGCCATCTGGGCCCAGAATGTCTCCCCCATCAGGCTAGGAAGCCCTCGGGACAGGGCTGACTCATCTGGGGCCCTCACAGGCCACGTGGTTGGGATGAGCAGGGCCGCCCCGCTCTCTCCCCTCCAGGCCTTTGCCTctgctcccctcctgcctgggaCGACCCTTTCCTTCTTGACTAGCAAACTCCTGCTCCTCTTTAAGGCCCCAGCTCCACGTCACCGCCTCTGTGAGGTCCTCCTGGACTGCCCAGGTGGTCAGTGCCTCTCTCGTCTGGGCTCCCCCTACCCACAACATACCCTGACCGCCTGGCCTGGGCAGTGACTGGAAACTCCTGGAAGGCAGGACCTGGGTCTTACCCCTCTCTGCATCCTCTCCTTATCCTGAGCATAAGGCAGCCTGAGGAGGCATATGCTGAAGAGCTGTGACGTACACCTCCAGCTTTGGGCTAGGGCCCCAcccctctttctcctcccacctctgacTTCACACCACCCCTCCAGGGTCTTCACTGCCCACTGTGACTTCACGAAGTTGGCTTGAGCAAGGCAATCAGGTAGTGGCTACCTGCGGCTACCAGGTCTCTTGTGTCCACCGTGACTCCCAGCCCACAAGCCCTTCCACGGCCACCATGCCTTCTCCACCTACGAGAGCCCCAAAGCCCAGCACGTCTCCGGCACCCACTGGACCCCCGATGCCTGCAGCGTCTCCCAAGCCTCCCGCCTCCTTGAAGACCCCCAAATCAGCAGCGCCCAACAGCCCCTCGGCATCCACCAAACAGTCCACAGCCCCCAACTCGGTCACAAGCCCAAGCAGTTCCAAATCTCCCAAATGGGCGAAGACCAAGACAGCCCCTTCTAACCAGCCCAGCCACAAGTCACGAGTCCAAAGCCAGGCACGCACGCCCAGCAAAGCCAGCACCGACACCCGGGCCAGCACTGACACCAGGGTCAGCAAGACCAGCAAGGCCAGCGGGGTAAGACGCCCCCAGCACCGAGGCACCCGCAGCCGGGGCAGAACTCCTGGCAGAAAGGGAAGCCGCAGCTCCAAGCGGTCAGCCAACAGGGCCAGCACGCCAAGCAGGATAAGAACTCACGGTGCCAGACCAAGCATGCCCAGCAAGGTGAGAACGCCTACTTCCCAGCAAAAACAGGGTAGGGGGAAGAGTTACAGCCGGCCTAGAGCCAGCAACCAGGAAAGGAGTGAGAGCCACCCTGGAAGTGTGAGCCGAAAGAAGAGCTACAGCCCCCCAGGGGCCTCTGAGATGGGTAAGAGTTCCAGCCCGGCTGCAACCTCCAGCAGGGCAAAGAGTTACAGCCCCACTCGAACTCCCTTAGAGGAGACAGGTTACAGCCAGTCTCCATCATCGTCGCGGAGGGTGAAGAGTTACAGTCAGATGATTACCCCCAGCAGGGAATGGAGTTTCAGCCCGACTGAAGCGTTCAGCAGGGTCGAGAGTTACAACCAGGGTAGTATGCCCAGCCGGCCCCAAAGTCACAGCGGGTCTAGCAGCGCCAGCCGGCCCCAAAGTCACAGCCGGTCTAGAACGCCCAGAAGGTCAAGAAGTCACAGTCGGGAGAGGGCCCACAGCAGGGTGAGAAGTCACAGTTGGAAGAGAAATCACAGCAGGGCAAGAAGTCGTACCCGGAAGGGAACTCCCAGTCAGATGGGAAGACAAAGTCAGTCAAGAATCCACAGCAAGGGGAAAAATTATAACCAATCTAGAACCCccagaaaggaaagaagtcaCAGTCAGTCTAGAAGCCACAGCAAGGAGAGCGGTTACAGGCGAGCTAGAACCCACAGCAAGGAGAGAGGTCGCATATGGTCTAGAACCCCCAGCAAAGAAAGAGACCACAGCCGATCTAGGACCCCCAGTAAAGAGAGAGACCACAGTCGATCCAGAACCCCgagcaaggagagatattacAGCCGATCTAGAacccccagaagagagagagatcacAGACGATCTCGAACCTCCAGCAGGGGGAGAGATCACAGCCAACCTAGACCCTCCAGCAAGGAGAGAGATCACAGACGATCTCGAACCTCCAGCAGGGGGAGAGATCACAGCCAACCTAGGCCCTCCAGCAAGGAGAGAGATCACAGCCAAACTAGAACCTCCAGAAAAGAGAGAGATCATAGACGATCTCGAACCTCCAGCAAGGGGAGAGATCATAGCCAACCTAGAACCCCCAGCAAGGAGAGAGATCACAGCCAAACTAGAACCTCCAGAAAAGAGAGAGATCACAGACGATCTCGAACCTCCAGCAGGGGGAGAGATCACAGCCAACCTAGAACCTCCAGCAAGGAGAGAGATCACAGCCAAACTAGAACCTCCAGCAAGGAGAGAGATCACAGACGATCTCGAACCTCCAGCAGGCGGAGAGATCACAGCCAACCTAGAACCTCCAGCAAGGAGAGAGATCACAGCCAAACTAGAACCTCCAGCAAGGAGAGAGATCACAGACGATCTCGAACCTCCAGCAGGGGGAGAGATCACAGCCAACCTAGAACCTCCAGCAAGGAGAGAGATCACAGCCAAACTAGAATCTCCAGCAAGGAGAGAGATCACAGACGATCTCGAACCTCCAGCAGGGGGAGAGATCACAGCCAACCTAGAACCCCCAGCAAGGAGAGAGATCACAGCCAAACTAGAACCTCCAGAAAAGAGAGAGATCACAGACGATCTCGAACCTCCAGCAAGGGGAGAGATCATGGCCGATCTAGAACTCCTGGGAAGAAGAGAGACCACAGCCGAACCAGAATGTCCAACCAAGAAAGTGACCCCAACAAGGAGAGCAATTCCAGCCAATCTACAACCCCCACCAGTCTCAGCAGGAAGGGATCCCCTAgcagagcacagagtcctaatggGAAGAGAACACCTAGCGAGACAAGGAACCACTCACAGTCAAGATTTCTTAGCAGAGCCCCCGTCCCAAACCGGGATGATACGCAAGCCGACACTACCGCCTCTAAGGCCGTCTCACCTGGAGAAAGGTCCTCATCATCTTCTTCCAAGCTGGCGTAGCCCCCAGTCTCAGCTGGCTCACGGGTCTCTGTCATGGcggggggaggggacaggagacAGGAGCAGAGCAGAAGCTGGGCAGTGTCCCTCCCTGGCCAGCTTTCCACAGCCACACCTTGGCCACAGGTCCTCTAATGCAGATGTCGGCTCGTAGAGAGGGATGCTGGACAGGGGAAGGAAAGACCTGTGGAGACAATAAATTTTTACATAGCATCTGCCTCCCCAGGACTCAGTGTGCTCAGTGTGGGTAAGGCAGAGATGATCCCAGCTCTGTCCTAGACTGTCTAAAGGGCCTTGACTGCAGGCTCTGTCCCTCTTGTAGGCTTTAATTTCCCCATCTGGTTCTCATTCAATGGGGTGTGAAAGGATAATATTCCAAATTATTTAACAAGGAGTACTAACATGAGCACCAATCAGGACTGAGAGTGGAACACGGGCCTCTTGCCAGGCATTAATCCTTTACTTGGTGGGCTCTGGGTAAGCCCGGAGTTGGGAGAAGACTCCAAATTGGCAAGCAGGGGTAGGGATTACTTGGTATACTGGTGATACACCAACCAGTCTAGAAGTCATTCCGTATTTGAACAACTAGTACGGCTGCACTTAATTTGTGACTGTCAGCCCTAATTCTTTATCAGTTTACACCCTGGCAAGAGGATATCTAGGTCTGAATCCTAAATCTGCCACATTCTAATTGTACAGCTTCTAGCAAAAGGCCTACTTTCTCTAAGTCTATTTCCTCCTAGGTACAAAAAAGTCTTCCAGAGCttaatttatgtatttgtatCCATACTGAGACAGATAATTATCTCttttgtacagatgaggaaactgaagcacaaagaggATTAACAAGTAGCCCAAGGTCATACCAAATCGTGGGTGGGTGAACTAGGATTTAAAGCCATGTCATCCTACCTCTCAAAAAATGATCCTTCAGCTGAaaagattttttgaaaatttactaGATTCATTTATATCAAATGCTGGTATGTGGCAGGTCCTCCATTAATGGTGGCTATTActatccccacccccaaccctctaTGAACCCCAGTCATTTCAGACTATCACCTCTCTCTGTGAACACCAAGATTTTTTACAACTGTGTgcttaagtcactcagttatgtccagctctttatgacccatggactgtagcatgccaggctcctctgtccatggggattctccaggcaagaatactggagtgggttgccatgtcctccttcaggggatcttcccaacccagggatcaaacccaggtctcccgcattgtgggcagattctttaccagctgagctaccagggaagccccttcttcacAACTGTGGGGCTTAGTAATCCTGCAATTGCTGTCTAGTATGGGCTCCTTCCCGACTCTCTGCCTGGAGAACTCTTAATCTCTCTCTGAACCCACCTCAAATACAAGAACCTCTGTACTTCTCCCCAGCCAAACAccacctctgcctctttgaaaacGCCTTCCGACTCCTctactttctctccctcttcttcaatactacacacatacatgtggCACTTCTTTTGTCTCTCACTGTGCTTCTTGACAgcagagtgccaggctgagcAAATTATGAAGGGGCTGGCAGCCTCAGCCGCACCTCTTACATGCCAAGACCCGTGCTGGGTATTGGGTAATATGGTGGAAAATACATGATCCCTTCAAAGCCTAAGGGGACATGTTTAATGCTGGGGACTAAAGAGAAAAAGATTAAGATTGAAGCCTGGAGGAGGCTGAGGCATGGTAAAGCTGGCATCAGTGGCAGGTGAGCTTTCTAAAGACACCTGGATTGGGCTTTAaggacagaaaagtgaaagtgaagtcactcagtcgtgtccaactctttgcgaccccatggatggtagcctactaggctccgcggtccatgggattttccaggcaagaatactggagtgggctgctatttccttctccaggggatcttcccaaacccagggaatgtacctgagtctcctgcattgcagacagaaagAATTCATAAATGGCAGAGAAGAGTTCTTATAATACTCCACTGCCTatagtgttagccactcagtcgtgtcctctttgctaccccgtggactgtagctcactatactcctctgtccatggattgccatttccttctccaggggatcttcccaacccaggaattgaacctggatgtcctgcattgcaggcagattttttttttttttttttttaccatctgagccacc
Above is a genomic segment from Ovis canadensis isolate MfBH-ARS-UI-01 breed Bighorn chromosome 14, ARS-UI_OviCan_v2, whole genome shotgun sequence containing:
- the ZNF428 gene encoding zinc finger protein 428 isoform X2, whose amino-acid sequence is MTETREPAETGGYASLEEDDEDLSPGPEHSSDSEYTLSEPDSEEEDEEEEEEEETTDDPEYDPGYKVKQRLGGGRGGPSRRAPRAAQPPGPPAQPCQLCGRSPLGEAPPGTPPCRLCCPAVAPQEAPAPETRALGEEEGAAPRAGEGRPTGRDEEEEEEEEEEEGTYHCTECEDSFDSLGELHGHFMLHARGEV
- the ZNF428 gene encoding zinc finger protein 428 isoform X1; the protein is MGLLEGTARHSPLSCDALSPYPPPPAGPEHSSDSEYTLSEPDSEEEDEEEEEEEETTDDPEYDPGYKVKQRLGGGRGGPSRRAPRAAQPPGPPAQPCQLCGRSPLGEAPPGTPPCRLCCPAVAPQEAPAPETRALGEEEGAAPRAGEGRPTGRDEEEEEEEEEEEGTYHCTECEDSFDSLGELHGHFMLHARGEV
- the SRRM5 gene encoding serine/arginine repetitive matrix protein 5, which encodes MPSPPTRAPKPSTSPAPTGPPMPAASPKPPASLKTPKSAAPNSPSASTKQSTAPNSVTSPSSSKSPKWAKTKTAPSNQPSHKSRVQSQARTPSKASTDTRASTDTRVSKTSKASGVRRPQHRGTRSRGRTPGRKGSRSSKRSANRASTPSRIRTHGARPSMPSKVRTPTSQQKQGRGKSYSRPRASNQERSESHPGSVSRKKSYSPPGASEMGKSSSPAATSSRAKSYSPTRTPLEETGYSQSPSSSRRVKSYSQMITPSREWSFSPTEAFSRVESYNQGSMPSRPQSHSGSSSASRPQSHSRSRTPRRSRSHSRERAHSRVRSHSWKRNHSRARSRTRKGTPSQMGRQSQSRIHSKGKNYNQSRTPRKERSHSQSRSHSKESGYRRARTHSKERGRIWSRTPSKERDHSRSRTPSKERDHSRSRTPSKERYYSRSRTPRRERDHRRSRTSSRGRDHSQPRPSSKERDHRRSRTSSRGRDHSQPRPSSKERDHSQTRTSRKERDHRRSRTSSKGRDHSQPRTPSKERDHSQTRTSRKERDHRRSRTSSRGRDHSQPRTSSKERDHSQTRTSSKERDHRRSRTSSRRRDHSQPRTSSKERDHSQTRTSSKERDHRRSRTSSRGRDHSQPRTSSKERDHSQTRISSKERDHRRSRTSSRGRDHSQPRTPSKERDHSQTRTSRKERDHRRSRTSSKGRDHGRSRTPGKKRDHSRTRMSNQESDPNKESNSSQSTTPTSLSRKGSPSRAQSPNGKRTPSETRNHSQSRFLSRAPVPNRDDTQADTTASKAVSPGERSSSSSSKLA